In the genome of Falsirhodobacter halotolerans, one region contains:
- the nuoI gene encoding NADH-quinone oxidoreductase subunit NuoI produces MAQTIDWARATKYALLFDFLKGFKLGFKYFAAPKETINYPHEKGPLSPRFRGEHALRRYPNGEERCIACKLCEAVCPAQAITIDAEPREDGSRRTTRYDIDMTKCIYCGFCQEACPVDAIVEGPNFEFSTETREELFYDKQKLLDNGARWEAEIARNLELDAPYR; encoded by the coding sequence ATGGCACAGACGATCGACTGGGCCCGCGCGACCAAATACGCGCTGCTGTTCGATTTCCTGAAAGGGTTCAAGCTGGGGTTCAAATACTTCGCGGCCCCAAAGGAGACCATCAACTATCCGCATGAAAAGGGCCCTCTGTCCCCCCGATTCCGCGGCGAACACGCGCTGCGCCGCTATCCCAATGGCGAGGAACGCTGCATCGCCTGCAAGCTGTGCGAGGCGGTGTGCCCTGCACAAGCCATCACCATCGACGCCGAACCGCGCGAGGATGGCAGCCGCCGCACCACGCGGTATGACATCGACATGACGAAATGCATCTATTGCGGTTTCTGTCAGGAGGCGTGTCCCGTCGATGCCATCGTCGAGGGGCCGAATTTCGAGTTCTCGACCGAAACGCGGGAAGAGCTGTTCTACGACAAGCAGAAGCTTCTGGACAATGGCGCGCGGTGGGAGGCGGAGATCGCCCGCAACCTCGAACTCGACGCGCCCTACCGATGA
- the nuoH gene encoding NADH-quinone oxidoreductase subunit NuoH — MADFFQTGLGIFVLVALQALGVVAFVMISLIFMVYGDRKIWAAVQMRRGPNVVGPWGLLQTFADAMKYVFKEIVVPAGADRFVFFLAPLLSFTLAMMGFAVIPFADGWVLANINVAVLFVFAVSALEVYGVIMGGWASNSKYPFLGSLRSAAQMISYEVSLGLIIIGIIISTGSMNFGNIVRAQDGDFGLLNWYWLPHLPMVVLFFISALAETNRPPFDLPEAESELVAGYQVEYSSTAFLLFMAGEYIAIFLMCALMSILFFGGWLSPIPGLPDGVLWMVAKMAFFFFMFAMVKAITPRYRYDQLMRIGWKVFLPLSLAWVVLVAFLAKFELFGGFWARWAMGG, encoded by the coding sequence ATGGCTGACTTTTTCCAGACAGGTTTGGGGATCTTCGTCCTCGTCGCCCTTCAGGCGTTGGGGGTCGTAGCGTTCGTCATGATCTCGCTGATCTTCATGGTCTATGGCGACCGGAAGATCTGGGCGGCGGTTCAGATGCGGCGCGGACCGAACGTCGTGGGGCCGTGGGGGCTGCTGCAGACCTTCGCCGATGCGATGAAATACGTCTTCAAGGAGATCGTGGTCCCCGCCGGGGCGGACCGCTTCGTCTTCTTCCTGGCGCCGCTTTTGTCCTTCACGCTGGCGATGATGGGCTTTGCCGTCATCCCCTTCGCCGATGGCTGGGTGCTGGCCAACATCAACGTGGCCGTGCTGTTCGTCTTCGCCGTTTCGGCGCTGGAGGTGTATGGCGTGATCATGGGTGGCTGGGCGTCGAACTCCAAATACCCGTTCCTGGGGTCGCTCCGCTCGGCGGCGCAGATGATCTCCTATGAGGTGTCGCTGGGCCTGATCATCATCGGGATCATCATCTCCACCGGGTCGATGAATTTCGGCAACATCGTGCGGGCGCAGGATGGCGATTTCGGGCTGTTGAACTGGTATTGGCTGCCGCATCTGCCGATGGTGGTGCTGTTCTTCATTTCCGCGCTGGCGGAAACCAACCGCCCGCCCTTCGATCTGCCCGAGGCGGAGTCGGAACTGGTCGCGGGCTATCAGGTGGAATACTCCTCCACCGCGTTCCTGCTGTTCATGGCGGGCGAATACATCGCGATCTTCCTGATGTGCGCGCTGATGTCGATCCTGTTCTTCGGCGGTTGGCTGTCGCCCATTCCGGGCCTGCCCGACGGTGTGCTGTGGATGGTCGCGAAGATGGCGTTCTTCTTCTTCATGTTCGCCATGGTGAAGGCGATCACGCCCCGCTACCGCTATGACCAATTGATGCGGATCGGCTGGAAGGTGTTCCTGCCACTGTCGCTTGCCTGGGTGGTTCTGGTGGCGTTTCTGGCGAAATTCGAACTGTTCGGCGGCTTCTGGGCCCGCTGGGCGATGGGAGGCTGA
- the nuoG gene encoding NADH-quinone oxidoreductase subunit NuoG, with protein sequence MSNLKKIIIDGQELEVDASMTIIQAAEFAGVEIPRFCYHERLSIAGNCRMCLVEVVGGPPKPTASCGMQIKDLRPGPNGEPPVVKTNSPMVKKAREGVMEFLLINHPLDCPICDQGGECDLQDQAMAYGVDFSRYREPKRASEELNLGPLVKTAMTRCISCTRCVRFTTEVAGIVQMGQTGRGESAEITSYLNQTLDSNLQGNIIDLCPVGALTSKPYAFTARPWELTKTESVDVMDALGSNIRVDTKGREVMRILPRNHDGVNEEWLSDKSRFIWDGLRRQRLDVPYIREGGKLRRASWGEALAAVAAAMKGKRVAGLVGDLVPVEAAFALKLLVEGQGGSVECRTDGARLPVGNRSAYVGTARIEDIDTAKSITLIGTDPRVEAPVLNARIRKAWMAGATVGVVGPAVDLTYDYTHHGTGRDSLTKLERADQGGIVIVGQGALSEADGEAVLAQAMDFASATGAKLLVLHTAAARVGAMDVGAVTEGGLRAALEGAEVVFNLGADEVEIAAGPIVVYQGSHGDRGAHRADIILPAAAYTEEGGLFVNTEGRPQLALRAGFPPGDAKENWAILRALSAELGAVLPFDTLAQLRQKLVAAVPHLGRIDQVAENAWQPLPLRDPAQADFRLPVKDFYQTNPIARASVLMAELSAQAQARANAPLAAE encoded by the coding sequence ATGAGCAACCTCAAGAAAATCATCATTGACGGTCAGGAGCTTGAGGTCGACGCCTCGATGACCATCATTCAGGCCGCCGAGTTCGCGGGCGTGGAAATTCCGCGCTTCTGCTATCACGAGCGGCTGTCCATCGCGGGCAACTGCCGGATGTGCCTGGTGGAGGTTGTGGGCGGCCCGCCGAAGCCGACCGCGTCCTGCGGGATGCAGATCAAGGATCTGCGCCCCGGCCCGAACGGTGAGCCGCCGGTGGTCAAGACGAACTCCCCCATGGTCAAGAAGGCGCGGGAAGGGGTGATGGAGTTCCTGCTCATCAACCACCCGCTGGATTGTCCGATCTGCGATCAGGGGGGAGAGTGCGACCTTCAGGATCAGGCGATGGCCTATGGCGTGGATTTCAGCCGCTATCGCGAGCCGAAGCGCGCGTCGGAAGAGCTGAACCTTGGCCCGTTGGTCAAGACGGCGATGACGCGCTGCATTTCCTGCACGCGCTGCGTCCGGTTCACGACCGAGGTGGCGGGCATCGTGCAGATGGGCCAGACCGGGCGGGGGGAGAGTGCCGAGATCACCTCCTACCTGAACCAGACGCTGGATTCGAACCTGCAGGGCAACATCATCGACCTGTGCCCGGTGGGGGCGCTGACCTCGAAACCCTATGCCTTCACGGCCCGCCCGTGGGAGCTGACGAAAACCGAAAGCGTCGATGTGATGGACGCGCTCGGGTCGAACATCCGCGTGGACACCAAGGGGCGCGAGGTGATGCGCATCCTGCCCCGCAACCATGACGGCGTGAACGAGGAATGGCTGAGCGACAAAAGCCGCTTCATCTGGGATGGTCTGCGCCGCCAGCGTCTGGATGTGCCCTATATCCGCGAGGGCGGGAAACTGCGCCGCGCGTCCTGGGGCGAGGCGCTGGCCGCCGTCGCCGCCGCGATGAAGGGCAAGCGGGTGGCCGGTCTGGTCGGCGATCTGGTGCCGGTGGAGGCCGCCTTCGCGCTGAAGCTGCTGGTCGAAGGGCAAGGCGGTTCGGTCGAATGCCGCACCGACGGCGCGCGTTTGCCGGTGGGCAACCGCTCCGCCTATGTCGGCACCGCGCGGATCGAGGATATCGATACGGCCAAGAGCATCACGCTGATCGGCACCGACCCGCGGGTCGAGGCGCCGGTTCTGAACGCCCGCATCCGCAAGGCGTGGATGGCGGGGGCGACGGTGGGCGTCGTCGGACCGGCGGTCGATCTGACCTATGACTACACCCATCACGGCACGGGCCGAGACAGCCTGACCAAGCTGGAACGTGCGGATCAGGGCGGGATCGTCATCGTAGGCCAGGGCGCCTTGTCCGAGGCGGATGGCGAGGCGGTTTTGGCGCAGGCGATGGATTTCGCATCGGCCACCGGGGCGAAGCTTCTGGTCCTGCACACCGCCGCCGCCCGCGTGGGCGCGATGGATGTGGGCGCCGTGACCGAAGGCGGTCTGCGTGCAGCGCTTGAGGGGGCGGAGGTCGTCTTCAATCTTGGCGCGGACGAGGTGGAAATCGCCGCCGGCCCGATCGTCGTCTATCAGGGAAGCCACGGCGATCGCGGCGCGCACCGGGCGGACATCATCCTGCCCGCCGCCGCCTATACCGAAGAAGGCGGGCTGTTCGTGAACACCGAAGGCCGTCCGCAACTGGCGCTGCGCGCGGGCTTCCCGCCGGGCGATGCCAAGGAAAACTGGGCGATCCTGCGCGCCCTGTCGGCGGAACTGGGCGCGGTGCTGCCGTTCGACACGCTGGCGCAACTGCGCCAGAAGCTGGTGGCCGCCGTGCCGCATCTGGGGCGCATCGATCAGGTGGCCGAGAACGCATGGCAGCCGCTGCCGCTGCGCGATCCGGCGCAGGCCGATTTTCGTCTGCCGGTGAAGGACTTCTATCAGACGAACCCCATCGCGCGGGCGTCCGTGCTGATGGCGGAACTGTCGGCCCAGGCGCAGGCGCGGGCCAACGCCCCACTGGCGGCGGAATGA
- the nuoF gene encoding NADH-quinone oxidoreductase subunit NuoF, protein MLKDQDRIFQNIYGMYDRSLAGARKRGLWDNTAGLLANGRDWIIDQVKASGLRGRGGAGFPTGLKWSFMPKKSDGRPAYLVVNADESEPATCKDREIMRHDPHTLVEGCLVAGFAMGAVAAYIYIRGEYIREKEALQAAIDEAYDAGLIGRNACGSGYDFDVFLHHGAGAYICGEETALLESLEGRKGMPRMKPPFPAGAGLYGSPTTVNNVESVSVVPTILRRGAEWYSSFGRPNNTGVKLFAMTGHVNTPCVVEEAMSIPMRELIERHGGGVRGGWKNLKAVIPGGASCPILPADLCNEALMDYDWMRENRSSFGTACMIVMDQSTDVVKAIWRLSKFFAHESCGQCTPCREGTGWMMRVMDRLVRGEAEVEEIDMLVNVTKQVEGHTICALGDAAAWPIQGLVRHFREEIEDRIKAKRTGRMGAMAAE, encoded by the coding sequence ATGCTGAAGGATCAGGATCGTATCTTCCAAAACATCTATGGCATGTATGACCGTTCCCTGGCCGGGGCGCGCAAGCGCGGGCTGTGGGACAACACCGCGGGGCTTTTGGCCAACGGGCGCGACTGGATCATCGATCAGGTGAAGGCCAGCGGCTTGCGGGGCCGCGGCGGGGCCGGGTTCCCCACGGGGCTGAAATGGTCGTTCATGCCGAAGAAGTCGGACGGGCGTCCGGCCTATCTGGTGGTGAATGCCGACGAATCCGAACCCGCGACCTGCAAGGACCGCGAGATCATGCGCCACGACCCGCACACGCTGGTCGAAGGGTGTCTGGTCGCCGGTTTCGCGATGGGGGCGGTCGCGGCCTATATCTATATCCGTGGCGAATACATCCGCGAGAAGGAGGCCCTTCAGGCCGCCATCGACGAAGCGTATGACGCGGGCCTGATTGGCCGCAACGCCTGCGGATCGGGCTATGACTTCGACGTGTTCCTGCATCACGGTGCGGGCGCCTATATCTGCGGCGAGGAAACGGCGCTTCTGGAGAGCCTTGAGGGGCGCAAGGGGATGCCGCGGATGAAGCCGCCCTTCCCGGCGGGGGCGGGGCTGTATGGCTCGCCCACCACGGTGAACAACGTGGAATCCGTGTCTGTCGTGCCGACGATCCTGCGGCGGGGGGCGGAGTGGTATTCCAGCTTCGGGCGTCCGAACAACACGGGCGTGAAGCTGTTCGCCATGACCGGCCACGTCAACACGCCCTGCGTGGTCGAGGAGGCGATGTCGATCCCCATGCGCGAGCTGATCGAGCGGCATGGCGGCGGCGTGCGCGGCGGGTGGAAGAACCTCAAGGCCGTGATCCCGGGGGGCGCAAGCTGTCCGATCCTGCCGGCGGACCTGTGCAACGAGGCGCTGATGGATTACGACTGGATGCGGGAAAACCGCTCCAGCTTCGGGACCGCCTGCATGATCGTCATGGACCAGTCCACCGATGTGGTGAAGGCGATCTGGCGGCTGTCGAAGTTCTTTGCCCATGAAAGCTGCGGCCAGTGCACGCCCTGCCGCGAGGGCACGGGCTGGATGATGCGGGTCATGGACCGGCTGGTGCGGGGCGAGGCGGAGGTCGAGGAGATCGACATGCTGGTCAACGTGACCAAGCAGGTCGAGGGCCACACGATCTGCGCCCTGGGCGATGCGGCCGCATGGCCGATCCAGGGCCTCGTCCGGCATTTCCGCGAGGAGATCGAGGACCGGATCAAGGCCAAGCGGACGGGACGCATGGGGGCGATGGCGGCGGAATGA
- a CDS encoding DUF5337 family protein translates to MSGGIGAEGRRASLIIVGTALIWMLIQSVGGRQGWGPELMLVFDALALAGFIWGAVAVTRAWRGKE, encoded by the coding sequence ATGAGCGGGGGCATCGGAGCCGAGGGGCGGCGCGCGTCCCTGATCATCGTGGGCACCGCGCTGATCTGGATGCTGATCCAGAGCGTCGGGGGACGTCAGGGTTGGGGCCCGGAACTGATGCTGGTGTTCGACGCGCTGGCCTTGGCCGGGTTCATCTGGGGGGCCGTGGCCGTCACACGCGCCTGGCGCGGGAAGGAGTGA
- the nuoE gene encoding NADH-quinone oxidoreductase subunit NuoE — MLRRLHPVQPDRFAFTPANLAWAEGQITKYPEGRQASAIIPLLFRAQEQEGWLSRPAIETVADMLGMAYIRALEVATFYFMFHLSPVGSVAHIQICGTTTCMICGAEDLIAVCREKIAPNPHQVSADGRFSWEEVECLGACTNAPMAQIGKDNYEDLTPETLAALIDRFAEGDVPRPGPQNGRFGAEPKGGPTALTEGERLELNGAVQRAVDLGDTVRRIDGTEVPLRTPWQRQPEVAETATPEPTPGAGHPIDETGISKEEAPVKPAARMKDEDGVATGGTAKAEPGQPVDDKS; from the coding sequence ATGCTGCGCCGCTTGCACCCCGTTCAGCCCGACCGCTTCGCCTTCACCCCGGCGAACCTGGCCTGGGCGGAAGGTCAGATCACCAAATACCCCGAAGGTCGTCAGGCCTCGGCCATCATCCCCCTGCTGTTCCGCGCGCAGGAGCAGGAGGGTTGGCTGAGCCGTCCGGCGATCGAGACGGTCGCGGACATGCTGGGCATGGCCTATATCCGCGCGCTGGAAGTGGCGACGTTCTATTTCATGTTCCACCTGTCGCCCGTGGGCAGCGTGGCGCATATCCAGATCTGCGGCACGACGACCTGCATGATCTGCGGGGCGGAGGATCTGATCGCCGTCTGCCGCGAGAAGATCGCGCCGAATCCGCACCAGGTTTCGGCCGACGGTCGCTTCTCGTGGGAGGAGGTCGAGTGTCTGGGCGCCTGCACCAACGCGCCCATGGCCCAGATCGGGAAGGACAATTACGAGGATCTGACCCCCGAGACGCTGGCCGCGCTGATCGACCGATTTGCCGAAGGGGACGTGCCGCGTCCCGGCCCGCAGAACGGCCGCTTCGGGGCCGAGCCAAAGGGCGGGCCGACCGCCCTGACCGAAGGCGAGCGGCTGGAGTTGAACGGCGCGGTGCAACGCGCGGTCGATCTGGGCGACACCGTGCGCCGCATCGACGGGACCGAGGTGCCGCTGCGCACCCCGTGGCAGCGCCAGCCCGAGGTGGCGGAGACGGCGACGCCCGAACCCACCCCCGGCGCAGGGCATCCGATCGACGAGACGGGGATTTCCAAGGAGGAAGCCCCGGTGAAGCCCGCCGCGCGGATGAAGGACGAGGACGGGGTCGCCACGGGCGGGACCGCCAAGGCCGAACCGGGCCAGCCCGTGGATGACAAGTCATGA
- a CDS encoding NADH-quinone oxidoreductase subunit D: MMDDLPTPAGEQKIRNFNINFGPQHPAAHGVLRLVLELDGEVVERCDPHVGLLHRGTEKLMESRTYLQNLPYFDRLDYVTPMNQEHAWCLAIEKLTGTEVPRRASIIRVLFCEIGRLLNHLMNVGTGALDVGALTAPLWTFVPREELMVFYERACGARLHAAYFRPGGVHQDLPPDLIDDIEAWCETFPAVLDRVDELITENRVFKQRTVDIAIVSQQDVFDWSMSGIMARGSGLAWDLRRSQPYECYDEFDFQIPVGKSGDCYDRYLCRMAEMRESLKIVKQACALLRQNPGDVLARGKIAPPKRAEMKRSMEALIHHFKLYTEGFHVPAGEVYAAVEAPKGEFGVFLVADGTNRPYRAKIRAPGYPHLQAIDHLAKGHQLADVSAIIATMDIVFGEVDR; the protein is encoded by the coding sequence ATGATGGACGATCTTCCCACCCCCGCGGGCGAACAGAAGATCCGCAACTTCAACATCAACTTCGGGCCGCAGCACCCGGCGGCGCACGGCGTGCTGCGTCTGGTGCTGGAACTGGACGGCGAGGTGGTGGAGCGCTGCGATCCGCATGTGGGTCTCTTGCACCGCGGCACCGAAAAGCTGATGGAAAGCCGGACCTATCTGCAGAACCTGCCCTATTTCGACCGGCTGGATTACGTCACGCCGATGAACCAGGAACATGCCTGGTGTCTGGCCATCGAAAAGCTGACGGGGACGGAGGTGCCGCGCCGCGCCTCGATCATCCGCGTGCTGTTCTGCGAGATCGGCCGGTTGCTGAACCATCTGATGAACGTCGGCACCGGCGCGCTGGACGTGGGCGCGCTGACCGCGCCACTCTGGACCTTCGTTCCGCGCGAGGAGCTGATGGTGTTCTATGAGCGGGCCTGCGGTGCGCGTTTGCACGCGGCCTATTTCCGGCCCGGCGGCGTGCATCAGGATCTGCCGCCCGACCTGATCGACGATATCGAGGCATGGTGCGAGACGTTCCCCGCCGTTCTGGACCGCGTGGATGAGCTGATCACCGAAAACCGCGTGTTCAAGCAGCGCACCGTCGATATCGCCATCGTCAGCCAGCAGGACGTGTTCGACTGGTCCATGTCGGGCATCATGGCGCGCGGCTCGGGTCTGGCCTGGGATCTGCGGCGGTCGCAGCCCTACGAATGCTATGACGAGTTCGATTTCCAGATCCCGGTGGGCAAGTCCGGCGACTGCTATGACCGGTATCTGTGCCGCATGGCGGAAATGCGGGAATCGCTGAAGATCGTGAAGCAGGCCTGCGCGCTGCTGCGGCAGAACCCCGGCGATGTGCTGGCGCGGGGCAAGATCGCGCCGCCGAAGCGGGCGGAGATGAAGCGCTCGATGGAAGCGCTGATCCACCACTTCAAGCTGTATACCGAAGGGTTCCACGTCCCGGCGGGCGAGGTCTATGCCGCGGTCGAAGCGCCGAAGGGCGAATTCGGGGTGTTCCTTGTGGCCGACGGCACCAACCGCCCGTATCGCGCCAAGATCCGCGCGCCGGGCTATCCCCACCTTCAGGCGATCGACCATCTGGCCAAGGGTCATCAGCTGGCCGACGTGTCCGCCATCATCGCCACCATGGATATCGTGTTCGGAGAGGTTGACCGCTGA
- a CDS encoding NADH-quinone oxidoreductase subunit C, whose translation MTDASPDTTFDALAELGAQIELRLPDAVTGHAIAHGQLTVEVRADAIVAVMEVLKQDGACRFGTLIDITAVDYPERPERFDLVYNLLSMHLNHRIRIKCALAEDGMMPSITGVYPAANWYEREVFDMFGILFSGHPDLRRLLTDYGFRGHPLRKDFPTTGYTEVRYDETLKRVVYEPVKLVQEYRQFDFLSPWEGAEYILPGDDKAKP comes from the coding sequence ATGACCGACGCCTCTCCCGATACGACGTTCGACGCGCTGGCCGAGCTTGGCGCCCAGATCGAACTGCGCCTGCCCGACGCAGTGACGGGCCATGCGATCGCGCATGGGCAGTTGACGGTCGAGGTGCGGGCCGACGCCATCGTCGCGGTGATGGAAGTCCTGAAGCAGGACGGCGCCTGCCGGTTCGGCACGCTGATCGACATTACGGCGGTGGATTACCCCGAACGGCCAGAGCGGTTCGATCTGGTCTACAACCTTTTGTCGATGCACCTGAACCACCGCATCCGCATCAAATGCGCGCTGGCCGAGGACGGGATGATGCCGTCCATCACCGGCGTCTATCCGGCGGCCAACTGGTATGAGCGGGAGGTGTTCGACATGTTCGGCATCCTGTTCTCGGGCCATCCCGACCTGCGCCGCCTGCTGACGGATTACGGCTTTCGCGGCCATCCGCTGCGCAAGGATTTTCCCACGACCGGCTATACCGAGGTGCGGTATGACGAGACGCTGAAGCGCGTCGTCTACGAGCCGGTGAAGCTGGTGCAGGAATACCGGCAGTTCGACTTCCTCAGCCCGTGGGAGGGTGCGGAATACATCCTTCCCGGCGATGACAAGGCCAAGCCATGA
- a CDS encoding NuoB/complex I 20 kDa subunit family protein: MGLSTSVNRAGGDPEVATQALNRELQDKGFLLSSTEDVINWARTGSLHWMTFGLACCAVEMIQTSMPRYDIERFGTAPRASPRQSDLMIVAGTLTNKMAPALRKVYDQMPEPRYVISMGSCANGGGYYHYSYSVVRGCDRVIPVDIYVPGCPPTAEALLYGILQLQRKIRRTGTLTR, translated from the coding sequence ATGGGCCTGAGCACATCCGTGAACCGCGCGGGCGGCGACCCCGAGGTCGCGACGCAAGCCCTGAACCGGGAGTTGCAGGACAAGGGGTTCCTCCTCAGTTCCACCGAGGATGTGATCAACTGGGCGCGCACCGGCAGCTTGCACTGGATGACGTTCGGGCTGGCCTGCTGCGCGGTGGAGATGATCCAGACCTCCATGCCGCGCTATGACATCGAACGGTTCGGAACGGCGCCCCGCGCCTCGCCGCGCCAGTCGGACCTGATGATCGTGGCCGGCACGCTGACCAACAAGATGGCCCCCGCGCTGCGCAAGGTCTATGACCAGATGCCCGAACCGCGCTATGTCATCTCCATGGGCTCCTGCGCCAACGGGGGCGGGTATTACCACTACAGCTATTCCGTGGTGCGGGGCTGTGATCGGGTGATTCCGGTGGATATCTATGTTCCCGGCTGCCCCCCCACGGCGGAGGCGCTGCTGTATGGCATCCTGCAGCTTCAACGCAAGATCCGCCGCACCGGCACGCTGACGCGCTAA
- a CDS encoding NADH-quinone oxidoreductase subunit A: protein MDELLREYFPLIVFLGITVALGLVLLLAAALIAVRNPDPEKVSAYECGFNAFDDARMKFDVRFYLVSILFIIFDLEVAFLFPWAVAFGDISMAAFWSMMVFLGVLTVGFIYEWKKGALEWA, encoded by the coding sequence GTGGACGAACTTCTCCGAGAGTACTTCCCGCTCATCGTTTTCCTTGGGATCACCGTGGCCTTGGGGCTGGTTCTGCTTCTGGCGGCGGCCCTCATCGCGGTGCGCAATCCCGACCCGGAAAAGGTGTCGGCCTATGAATGCGGGTTCAACGCGTTCGACGACGCGCGGATGAAGTTCGACGTGCGCTTCTATCTCGTCTCCATCCTGTTCATCATCTTCGACCTTGAGGTGGCGTTCCTGTTCCCGTGGGCCGTGGCCTTCGGCGACATCTCCATGGCGGCGTTCTGGTCGATGATGGTATTCCTTGGGGTGTTGACGGTCGGATTCATCTACGAATGGAAGAAGGGGGCGTTGGAATGGGCCTGA
- a CDS encoding HAD hydrolase-like protein translates to MRCVVFDLDGTLADTSADLVASANHCFRALGHGDRLHPVEDAATAVRGARAMLKLGFERVGTAFTDADIDRQFPILLEAYGQAIAVHTTLYPGAVAAVEGLRRAGVATAVCTNKPEGLAHTLLAHLGVTDLFDAMIGADTLPTRKPDAAPYLEAVRRAGGEVGRSFLVGDTETDLKTGAAAGVPVALVTFGPAGGAVAALKPDALLHRYADLEAVMDRLVR, encoded by the coding sequence ATGCGTTGCGTGGTATTCGATCTGGACGGGACGCTGGCCGACACCTCCGCCGATCTGGTGGCGTCGGCCAACCACTGCTTTCGCGCATTGGGGCATGGCGACCGCCTGCATCCGGTGGAGGATGCGGCGACGGCGGTGCGTGGCGCGCGGGCCATGCTGAAGCTGGGGTTCGAGCGGGTGGGGACGGCCTTCACCGATGCCGATATCGACCGGCAATTCCCGATCCTGCTGGAGGCCTATGGCCAGGCGATCGCGGTGCACACGACCCTTTATCCCGGCGCGGTGGCGGCCGTCGAGGGGCTGCGCCGCGCCGGAGTTGCGACGGCGGTCTGCACCAACAAGCCCGAGGGTCTGGCCCATACGCTGCTTGCGCATCTGGGGGTGACGGACCTGTTCGACGCGATGATCGGGGCCGACACGCTGCCCACCCGCAAACCCGACGCGGCCCCCTACCTCGAGGCGGTCCGGCGCGCGGGGGGCGAGGTGGGGCGGTCGTTCCTGGTCGGGGATACCGAGACGGACCTGAAGACCGGGGCGGCGGCCGGGGTGCCCGTGGCGCTGGTGACCTTCGGCCCGGCGGGCGGGGCGGTGGCGGCGCTGAAGCCCGACGCGCTCCTGCACCGCTATGCCGATCTGGAGGCCGTGATGGACCGGCTTGTCCGATGA